A single genomic interval of Microbacterium oleivorans harbors:
- the mmsB gene encoding multiple monosaccharide ABC transporter permease: MSQNANVPETAAGGGINPTENRFTRWLAHILADLGKNGIFIALIAVVALFAILTNGILLRPQNLSNLVVQNGYILVLAIGMVMIIIAGHIDLSVGSVAAFIGAVSGVFAVKMGMPWWLAIILSLLIGALVGAWQGFWVAYVGIPAFIVTLAGMLIFRGLALVVLGNANIGSFPTEYRALGNGFLAGIFGESDPDLFTLLIGALGIVALIVQQWRTRAGRQKYDQEVEPVVWFIAKLALISVVIGWFTWALASYKGIPVTLIVLAVLVLVYGVVMNRTVFGRHIYAIGGNRHAAELSGIKTRRADFWLFVNMGVLAALAGLIFTARLNLAGPKAGDGFELEAISAAFIGGAAVQGGVGTIGGAIIGGLIIGVLNNGMSIMGIGIEWQQAVKGLVLLLAVAFDVYNKRRSGN, encoded by the coding sequence ATGTCTCAGAACGCAAACGTTCCCGAAACCGCCGCCGGCGGCGGGATCAATCCGACCGAGAACCGGTTCACCCGGTGGCTCGCCCACATCCTCGCCGACCTCGGCAAGAACGGCATCTTCATCGCGCTGATCGCGGTGGTCGCCCTCTTCGCCATTCTCACCAACGGCATCCTGCTCCGCCCGCAGAACCTCTCGAACCTCGTCGTCCAGAACGGCTACATCCTGGTGCTGGCCATCGGCATGGTGATGATCATCATCGCCGGGCACATCGACCTGTCGGTCGGCTCGGTCGCCGCCTTCATCGGAGCCGTCTCGGGCGTCTTCGCGGTGAAGATGGGGATGCCGTGGTGGCTCGCCATCATCCTCTCGCTGCTCATCGGGGCGCTGGTCGGTGCCTGGCAGGGGTTCTGGGTCGCCTACGTGGGGATACCCGCGTTCATCGTGACCCTCGCCGGCATGCTCATCTTCCGCGGGCTCGCGCTCGTGGTGCTGGGCAACGCCAACATCGGCTCGTTCCCCACGGAGTACCGAGCGCTGGGCAACGGGTTCCTCGCCGGGATATTCGGGGAGTCCGATCCAGACCTGTTCACCCTGCTCATCGGCGCGCTCGGCATCGTCGCCCTCATCGTGCAGCAGTGGCGCACGCGTGCGGGGCGCCAGAAGTACGACCAGGAGGTCGAGCCGGTCGTCTGGTTCATCGCCAAGCTCGCGCTGATCTCCGTCGTCATCGGATGGTTCACCTGGGCCCTGGCCTCGTACAAGGGCATCCCGGTCACCCTGATCGTGCTCGCGGTGCTGGTGCTCGTCTACGGCGTCGTGATGAACCGCACGGTCTTCGGCCGTCACATCTACGCCATCGGCGGCAACCGCCACGCGGCGGAGCTCTCAGGCATCAAGACCCGCCGTGCCGACTTCTGGCTGTTCGTCAACATGGGCGTGCTCGCCGCCCTCGCCGGCCTGATCTTCACCGCGCGTCTGAACCTCGCCGGGCCCAAGGCCGGTGACGGCTTCGAGCTCGAGGCGATCTCCGCCGCGTTCATCGGCGGCGCGGCGGTGCAGGGCGGTGTCGGCACCATCGGCGGCGCGATCATCGGTGGCCTCATCATCGGCGTGCTCAACAACGGCATGTCGATCATGGGCATCGGAATCGAGTGGCAGCAGGCCGTGAAGGGTCTGGTGCTGCTGCTGGCCGTGGCCTTCGACGTCTACAACAAGCGCCGTTCGGGCAACTGA
- the mmsA gene encoding multiple monosaccharide ABC transporter ATP-binding protein: protein MSETILEMRGITKTFPGVKALSNVNLAVERGEIHAICGENGAGKSTLMKVLSGVYPHGTYDGEIVYAGDTVEFKNLRDSEARGIVIIHQELALSPYLSIAENIFLNNERTGPGGLIDWNKTNFAAAELLRRVGLKENPTTKVNQIGVGKQQLVEIAKALSKEVKLLILDEPTAALNDEDSDHLLDLILSLREQGITSIIISHKLNEIKKVADTVTVIRDGKTIETISKNDVTEDRIIKDMVGRDLEHRYPDHEPQLGEELLRVENWTAHHPQDPTRVVVDDVSVTVRAGEIVGIAGLMGAGRTEFAMSLFGHSYGTRISGKVFMRGKEIRTRTVSEAIANGLAYATEDRKTYGLNLIEDIKRNISMASLKKLEKSGLVDDNEEFAIANRYRKSMNIKAPTVLAKTGKLSGGNQQKVVLSKWIYSDPEVLILDEPTRGIDVGAKYEIYTIINKLAASGKGIIVISSELPELLGISDRVYALSEGRITGEMPIADATPESVLKLMTMEKPR from the coding sequence GTGAGCGAAACCATCCTCGAGATGCGCGGAATCACCAAGACATTCCCCGGCGTCAAGGCGCTCTCGAACGTGAACCTCGCCGTCGAGCGCGGTGAGATCCATGCGATCTGCGGCGAGAACGGCGCGGGGAAGTCGACTCTCATGAAGGTGCTGTCGGGTGTTTACCCGCACGGCACCTACGACGGCGAGATCGTCTACGCCGGTGACACCGTCGAGTTCAAGAACCTTCGCGACAGCGAGGCGCGCGGCATCGTCATCATCCATCAGGAACTGGCGCTGAGCCCATACCTCTCGATCGCCGAGAACATCTTCCTCAACAACGAGCGCACGGGTCCCGGCGGCCTCATCGACTGGAACAAGACGAACTTCGCCGCGGCCGAGCTGCTGCGCCGTGTCGGCCTCAAGGAGAACCCGACGACGAAGGTCAATCAGATCGGCGTCGGAAAGCAGCAGCTCGTCGAGATCGCCAAGGCGCTGTCGAAGGAGGTCAAGCTCCTCATCCTCGACGAGCCGACCGCGGCCCTGAACGACGAGGACTCCGATCACCTGCTCGATCTGATCCTGAGCCTGCGCGAGCAGGGGATCACGTCGATCATCATCAGCCACAAGCTGAACGAGATCAAAAAGGTCGCCGACACCGTCACGGTCATCCGCGACGGCAAGACGATCGAGACGATCTCGAAGAACGACGTGACCGAGGACCGCATCATCAAGGACATGGTGGGACGCGACCTCGAGCACCGCTATCCCGATCACGAGCCGCAGCTGGGCGAGGAGCTGCTGCGCGTGGAGAACTGGACGGCGCATCACCCGCAGGACCCGACGCGCGTCGTGGTCGACGACGTCTCGGTCACCGTGCGCGCCGGCGAGATCGTCGGCATCGCGGGCCTCATGGGCGCCGGCCGCACCGAATTCGCGATGAGCCTGTTCGGCCACAGCTACGGCACGCGCATCTCGGGCAAGGTCTTCATGCGCGGCAAGGAGATCCGCACGCGCACCGTCTCGGAGGCCATCGCCAATGGGCTCGCCTATGCGACCGAGGACCGCAAGACCTACGGGCTCAACCTCATCGAGGACATCAAGCGCAACATCTCGATGGCGTCGCTGAAGAAGCTCGAGAAGTCCGGCCTCGTCGACGACAACGAGGAGTTCGCCATCGCGAACCGGTACCGCAAGAGCATGAACATCAAGGCGCCCACGGTGCTGGCCAAGACGGGGAAGCTCTCCGGCGGCAACCAGCAGAAGGTCGTGCTGTCGAAGTGGATCTACTCCGATCCCGAGGTGCTCATCCTCGACGAACCCACCCGTGGGATCGACGTCGGAGCGAAGTACGAGATCTACACGATCATCAACAAGCTCGCAGCCTCGGGCAAGGGGATCATCGTGATCTCGTCAGAGCTGCCAGAGCTCCTCGGCATCTCCGACCGCGTGTACGCCCTCTCGGAGGGACGCATCACCGGAGAGATGCCCATCGCCGATGCGACCCCCGAGTCGGTCCTCAAACTCATGACCATGGAGAAGCCCCGCTGA
- the chvE gene encoding multiple monosaccharide ABC transporter substrate-binding protein, with the protein MNSKKFLFAAATLAVGAITLSGCAGDSGGGSGDGGEGGGGLIGVAMPTKSSERWIQDGDAVKKALEDQGYTVDLQYAEDDIPTQVNQIENMITKGAEALIVASIDGTTLTEALQNAADADIPVIAYDRLIVGTENVDYYATFDNFLVGQQQAWTLLNGLGLTDLEGNPTDGAPAGPFNIELFAGSLDDNNAFFFFNGAMDVLEPLIDDGTLVVKSGQTDIEQAATLRWDGETAQSRMEDILTANYSDGTQVDAILSPYDGISRGIISALEGAGYSVGDEWPIISGQDAEVDSVKAILADEQYATIFKDTRELAKVAADMAVAALNGEEPEINDTETYDNDVKVVPSYLLSPVPVVKDNVESALVDTGYWTAAELGL; encoded by the coding sequence GTGAACAGCAAGAAGTTCCTGTTCGCCGCGGCGACGCTCGCCGTCGGCGCGATCACGCTCTCCGGCTGCGCCGGCGATTCCGGCGGAGGCTCCGGAGACGGCGGTGAGGGCGGCGGCGGTCTCATCGGCGTCGCGATGCCGACGAAGAGCTCGGAGCGCTGGATCCAGGACGGCGACGCCGTCAAGAAGGCTCTCGAGGACCAGGGCTACACCGTCGACCTGCAGTACGCCGAGGACGACATCCCCACCCAGGTCAACCAGATCGAGAACATGATCACCAAGGGCGCCGAAGCGCTCATCGTGGCCTCGATCGACGGCACGACGCTGACGGAGGCGCTGCAGAACGCCGCAGACGCCGACATCCCCGTCATCGCCTACGACCGGCTGATCGTCGGCACCGAGAACGTCGACTACTACGCGACGTTCGACAACTTCCTGGTCGGACAGCAGCAGGCCTGGACGCTCCTCAACGGGCTCGGCCTCACCGATCTCGAGGGCAACCCGACCGACGGAGCGCCGGCCGGACCGTTCAACATCGAGCTGTTCGCGGGCTCGCTCGACGACAACAACGCGTTCTTCTTCTTCAACGGAGCGATGGACGTCCTCGAGCCGCTGATCGACGACGGCACCCTCGTGGTCAAGTCGGGCCAGACCGACATCGAGCAGGCCGCGACGCTGCGCTGGGACGGCGAGACCGCCCAGAGCCGCATGGAGGACATCCTCACGGCCAACTACTCCGACGGCACGCAGGTCGACGCGATCCTCTCGCCGTACGACGGCATCTCGCGTGGCATCATCTCGGCGCTCGAGGGCGCCGGGTACTCCGTCGGCGACGAGTGGCCGATCATCTCGGGCCAGGACGCCGAGGTGGACTCGGTCAAGGCGATCCTCGCGGACGAGCAGTACGCCACGATCTTCAAGGACACCCGCGAGCTCGCCAAGGTCGCGGCCGACATGGCCGTCGCCGCGCTCAACGGTGAAGAGCCGGAGATCAACGACACCGAGACGTACGACAACGACGTGAAGGTTGTTCCCTCGTACCTCCTCTCGCCGGTCCCGGTCGTCAAGGACAACGTGGAGTCGGCCCTGGTCGACACCGGCTACTGGACGGCAGCCGAGCTCGGCCTCTGA
- a CDS encoding L-ribulose-5-phosphate 4-epimerase yields the protein MNGHIDHHAIEARPMVAGRRSTRVARNAAISSEYVDGVKAEVAVARVRAEVASLHAELVRYGLVVWTGGNVSGRVPGADLFVIKPSGVSYDELAPENMIVCDLDGVVVAGTPGSDRSPSSDTAAHAYVYRNMPEVGGVVHTHSTYAVAWAARGEEIPCVITAMADEFGGPVPVGPFAVIGDDSIGRGIVDTLRGHRSRAVLMQNHGPFTIGATAKDAVKAAVMVEDVARTVHIARQAGDLVPIPQESIDALYDRYQNVYGQTTDDRR from the coding sequence GTGAACGGTCACATCGACCATCACGCGATCGAGGCCCGGCCGATGGTGGCGGGGCGAAGGAGCACTCGAGTGGCACGCAACGCAGCGATCAGCAGCGAGTATGTCGACGGCGTCAAGGCCGAAGTCGCGGTGGCGCGGGTTCGGGCCGAGGTGGCGTCGTTGCATGCGGAGCTGGTGCGTTATGGGCTGGTGGTGTGGACCGGCGGGAACGTGTCGGGGCGTGTGCCGGGGGCTGATCTGTTCGTGATCAAGCCGTCGGGGGTGTCGTATGACGAGTTGGCTCCGGAGAACATGATCGTGTGCGATCTGGATGGCGTCGTGGTGGCGGGTACGCCGGGTAGTGATCGGTCGCCGTCGAGTGATACTGCGGCTCATGCGTATGTGTATCGGAACATGCCCGAGGTGGGTGGTGTGGTGCACACGCATTCGACGTATGCGGTGGCGTGGGCGGCGCGGGGTGAGGAGATCCCGTGTGTGATCACGGCGATGGCGGATGAGTTCGGGGGTCCGGTTCCGGTGGGTCCGTTCGCGGTCATCGGGGATGACTCGATCGGTCGGGGGATCGTGGACACGCTTCGGGGTCATCGGTCTCGGGCGGTGTTGATGCAGAATCACGGGCCGTTCACGATCGGGGCCACGGCGAAGGATGCGGTCAAGGCTGCGGTGATGGTCGAGGACGTCGCCCGCACGGTGCACATCGCGCGGCAGGCCGGGGATCTCGTTCCGATCCCGCAGGAGTCGATCGACGCGTTGTACGACCGGTATCAGAACGTTTACGGACAGACCACCGACGACCGCCGGTAG
- a CDS encoding LacI family DNA-binding transcriptional regulator encodes MSEDAAGRRPSIRDVARLAGVSHQTVSRVLNNHASIRAETKERVLAVMAELDYSPNRAARALVTSRSHTIGVLTSSATQYGPASSIAAIEAAARERGYWVSTANVDAAEPSSIQAGLAHLVAQAVEGLVVIAPQVRVFRALAAQPIGIPYVTLQSTEVDPGHALSVDQISGARAATRHLIELGHRSIYHIAGPQDWIEAEARMRGFLEEMSDWDIPTTAPVLGDWTAEFGYYAGRELLRVRDFTAIFSSNDQMALGLLHAIRDEGLDAPRDISIIGFDDIPEAAHFWPPLTTVRQDFTEIGRRCVDLLLGQGEGAAEAPMLVPELVVRSSTGPRR; translated from the coding sequence ATGAGCGAGGACGCCGCGGGCCGTCGCCCCAGCATCCGCGACGTCGCGCGTCTTGCTGGAGTGTCGCATCAGACCGTCTCACGCGTGCTGAACAACCATGCCAGCATCCGGGCCGAGACCAAAGAGCGCGTGCTCGCCGTCATGGCCGAGCTGGACTACAGCCCCAACCGCGCGGCGCGGGCCCTCGTGACCAGCCGATCGCACACGATCGGGGTGCTGACCTCGTCGGCCACGCAGTACGGACCGGCATCCTCGATCGCCGCGATCGAGGCCGCGGCGCGGGAGCGGGGCTACTGGGTGTCGACGGCGAACGTCGACGCCGCGGAGCCGAGCTCGATCCAAGCGGGGCTGGCGCACCTCGTCGCGCAGGCCGTCGAAGGGCTCGTCGTCATCGCTCCGCAGGTGCGGGTCTTCCGAGCCCTCGCCGCCCAGCCGATCGGCATCCCGTACGTGACCCTCCAATCGACCGAGGTCGACCCGGGGCACGCGCTGTCGGTCGACCAGATCTCCGGCGCCCGCGCCGCGACACGGCACCTCATCGAGCTGGGGCACCGCTCGATCTACCACATCGCCGGTCCCCAGGACTGGATCGAGGCCGAGGCGCGCATGCGGGGGTTCCTCGAGGAGATGAGCGACTGGGACATCCCCACGACCGCGCCGGTCCTGGGGGACTGGACGGCGGAGTTCGGCTACTACGCGGGACGCGAGTTGCTGCGCGTCCGTGACTTCACCGCGATCTTCTCCTCGAACGACCAGATGGCCCTCGGGCTGCTGCACGCCATCCGCGACGAGGGACTCGACGCTCCGCGCGACATCAGCATCATCGGTTTCGACGACATCCCCGAGGCCGCGCACTTCTGGCCCCCGCTGACGACGGTCCGCCAGGACTTCACGGAGATCGGTCGGCGGTGCGTGGATCTGCTGCTGGGTCAGGGCGAGGGCGCCGCGGAGGCGCCCATGCTGGTGCCCGAGCTCGTCGTGCGCTCATCCACCGGACCGCGTCGCTGA
- a CDS encoding M20/M25/M40 family metallo-hydrolase yields the protein MDTAAVERFRELLRIPTVSRSDPAQVDGEAFDLFRATLERSYPRVHAALERELVAEHAMLFRWPGAASGDPLVLMAHYDVVPVVPDEWMHPPFGAVLTGEGDEATIHARGAIDDKGALVAIVEAVESLLAEGYVPARDVYLAFGHDEEVAGTGAPAIVQVLRARGVRPALVLDEGGAVVEQAVPGVDAETAMIGVAERGIATLRLTAREAGGHASTPPGRPATARLARAIDRLQHRPFPVRLSPPVRAMFRTLAPHAREPFRTLFRHIRLTGMLLARVLPRFGPETNALVRTTAVVTELHGADGENVLATTARASVNVRLLIGDTVGGVADRVRAVIGDPGIEVEVHNASDPSPVSPWRGEPWRRVARAVASALGEEVVPTPYLQLGASDSRWFTAISGHVYRFAPFRLTASEREALHAHDERIRVDVWLRGIAFYRDLLRLS from the coding sequence GTGGACACCGCCGCCGTCGAACGCTTCCGCGAGCTCCTGCGCATCCCGACCGTCTCGCGGTCCGATCCGGCGCAGGTCGACGGCGAGGCCTTCGACCTGTTCCGCGCGACCCTCGAGCGCTCCTACCCCCGCGTCCACGCGGCCCTCGAGCGCGAACTCGTCGCCGAGCACGCGATGCTCTTCCGCTGGCCGGGCGCCGCCTCGGGGGACCCGCTCGTGCTCATGGCGCACTACGACGTCGTCCCGGTCGTGCCGGACGAGTGGATGCATCCGCCGTTCGGCGCCGTGCTGACGGGGGAGGGCGACGAAGCCACCATCCATGCGCGCGGGGCGATCGACGACAAGGGCGCCCTCGTCGCCATCGTCGAGGCGGTCGAGTCGTTGCTGGCCGAGGGGTACGTGCCGGCACGCGACGTGTACCTCGCTTTCGGCCACGACGAGGAGGTGGCCGGGACAGGAGCGCCGGCGATCGTTCAGGTCCTGCGCGCGCGGGGGGTGCGTCCGGCGCTCGTCCTGGACGAGGGCGGCGCTGTGGTCGAGCAGGCCGTGCCCGGCGTCGACGCCGAGACGGCGATGATCGGGGTGGCCGAGCGCGGGATCGCGACCCTGCGCCTGACCGCGCGCGAGGCGGGCGGCCACGCTTCGACACCGCCGGGACGACCCGCCACCGCGCGGCTCGCCCGTGCGATCGACCGGCTCCAGCACCGCCCGTTCCCGGTTCGCCTCAGTCCGCCCGTGCGCGCGATGTTCCGCACCCTCGCACCGCACGCACGGGAGCCCTTCCGTACGCTGTTCCGCCACATCCGCCTCACTGGGATGCTGCTCGCGCGAGTGCTGCCGCGTTTCGGCCCGGAGACGAACGCCCTCGTGCGCACGACCGCCGTGGTCACGGAGCTGCACGGGGCGGACGGCGAGAACGTCCTGGCCACCACCGCCCGCGCGTCCGTGAACGTGCGGCTGCTGATCGGCGACACCGTCGGCGGCGTCGCCGATCGGGTGCGCGCTGTCATCGGCGACCCGGGCATCGAGGTCGAGGTGCACAACGCCTCGGACCCCTCGCCGGTGTCGCCCTGGCGCGGTGAGCCCTGGCGCCGCGTCGCCCGCGCCGTGGCGAGCGCGCTCGGCGAGGAGGTCGTCCCCACGCCTTATCTGCAGCTCGGCGCGAGCGACAGTCGGTGGTTCACCGCCATCAGCGGGCACGTCTACCGGTTCGCTCCGTTCCGCCTGACGGCATCCGAACGCGAGGCGCTGCATGCCCACGACGAGCGCATCCGGGTCGACGTCTGGCTGCGGGGAATCGCGTTCTACCGGGATCTGCTCCGACTCAGCTGA
- a CDS encoding Gfo/Idh/MocA family protein, whose translation MTDQTTTAHPHAGLRWGILATGGIAHAFTRDLLTAGREVVAVGSRSQASASAFAAEHGIGHAHGSYEELAADPDVDIIYVATPHPAHRDAAALAIQHGKHVLVEKPFTLTRDEAVALRDLGAGAGVLVMEAMWTRYLPHMVRLREIIAAGTIGEVRTVFADHTQRITDDPAHRLNDLALGGGALLDLGIYPVSFVCDLLGLPTEVRALARLQETGADAEVATVMTHPSGAVSTTVSSSRGAGPNTAHVVGTAGRVEISGVWYAATDFRVISPDGELIEEYRSEIDGRGMQFQALEAEALVAAGRVDGDILPIAETVDIMGLLDDIRAQIGVRYPQEH comes from the coding sequence ATGACTGATCAGACCACGACCGCGCACCCGCACGCCGGCCTGCGATGGGGCATCCTGGCCACCGGCGGCATCGCCCATGCGTTCACCCGCGACCTGCTCACGGCCGGACGCGAGGTCGTGGCCGTGGGATCGCGCAGCCAGGCGTCGGCGTCGGCGTTCGCGGCCGAGCACGGCATCGGCCACGCGCACGGCTCGTACGAAGAGCTCGCCGCGGATCCGGACGTCGACATCATCTACGTCGCGACGCCGCACCCCGCCCACCGCGACGCCGCTGCGCTCGCCATCCAGCACGGGAAGCACGTGCTGGTCGAGAAGCCGTTCACCCTCACCCGCGACGAGGCGGTCGCACTGCGCGACCTCGGCGCAGGCGCCGGGGTGCTCGTGATGGAGGCGATGTGGACGCGCTACCTCCCCCACATGGTCCGATTGCGGGAGATCATCGCGGCAGGCACGATCGGTGAGGTCCGCACCGTCTTCGCCGACCACACGCAGCGCATCACCGACGACCCGGCCCACCGCCTCAACGACCTGGCGCTCGGGGGCGGAGCGCTGCTCGATCTCGGCATCTACCCCGTCTCGTTCGTCTGCGATCTGCTCGGGCTCCCCACCGAGGTGCGTGCGCTCGCGCGGCTGCAGGAGACGGGCGCCGACGCGGAGGTGGCGACGGTCATGACCCATCCCTCCGGCGCCGTCTCGACGACGGTGTCGTCCTCGCGCGGTGCCGGCCCGAACACCGCGCACGTGGTGGGCACGGCCGGCCGGGTCGAGATCTCCGGCGTCTGGTATGCCGCGACCGACTTCCGCGTGATCAGCCCCGACGGCGAGCTCATCGAGGAGTACCGCTCCGAGATCGACGGGCGCGGCATGCAGTTCCAGGCGCTCGAGGCCGAGGCGCTCGTCGCAGCGGGGCGCGTCGACGGCGACATCCTGCCGATCGCCGAGACGGTCGACATCATGGGCCTCCTCGACGACATCCGCGCGCAGATCGGCGTGCGCTACCCGCAGGAGCACTGA
- a CDS encoding CitMHS family transporter: MTTTASLVTAAAAEDGYDLAFIAPDGVLVILGFVMVLTFMALIMTRRLTPMVALILVPTVFGLFAGAGLGLGDMIIDAIGSMAPTAALLMFAIMYFGIMIDVGLFDPLIRVITRVLKDDPAKVVVGTAVLAGVVSLDGDGSTTFIITTSAMLPIYLRLGMSPVVLTCVAGLMNGTMNIVPWGGPTVRAASALGLQPTDVFVPMLPSLAAGIVVSLTFAWFLGLSERRRLAGSIDTSRLGTGDGVLGGPRLFRGADPRPGALATLRTGNIVTVRGRKPVPAAQWVEERDTAMADTMLDPNRATLRPRLVWVNLVLTLAVMVLLVLDLFPLAYVFMVGAALALVINFPKLKQQADEIVAHAPSIVGVVSMVLAAGVLVGVLNGTGMVAAMASWVTEVIPSQLGPHLAVITGVLSIPFTFFMSNDAFYFGILPILAESAATYGIEPVEMARASITGQPVHLQSPLVPAILLLVSLANVNLGDHHKKVLWRATVVSLVMLAVGVLVGAVPFAV; encoded by the coding sequence ATGACGACCACCGCATCCCTCGTGACCGCAGCCGCGGCCGAGGACGGCTACGACCTGGCGTTCATCGCCCCGGACGGCGTTCTCGTCATCCTCGGCTTCGTCATGGTCCTGACGTTCATGGCACTGATCATGACCCGGCGCCTCACCCCGATGGTGGCGCTCATCCTCGTGCCGACCGTGTTCGGTCTGTTCGCCGGCGCCGGGCTGGGGCTCGGCGACATGATCATCGACGCGATCGGCAGTATGGCGCCCACCGCGGCGCTGCTGATGTTCGCGATCATGTACTTCGGGATCATGATCGACGTCGGACTCTTCGACCCGCTGATCCGGGTGATCACCCGCGTCCTCAAGGACGACCCGGCCAAGGTCGTGGTCGGCACGGCTGTGCTGGCCGGCGTGGTCTCGCTCGACGGCGACGGGTCGACGACCTTCATCATCACCACCTCGGCGATGCTCCCCATCTACCTGCGGCTGGGGATGAGCCCGGTGGTCCTCACGTGCGTCGCCGGACTCATGAACGGGACGATGAACATCGTGCCGTGGGGCGGGCCGACGGTGCGTGCGGCTTCGGCGCTGGGGCTGCAGCCCACCGACGTGTTCGTCCCGATGCTGCCCTCCCTCGCCGCCGGCATCGTCGTCTCGCTCACGTTCGCCTGGTTCCTCGGACTCTCCGAGCGACGCCGACTCGCGGGCAGCATCGACACCTCGAGGCTCGGCACCGGCGACGGCGTGCTGGGAGGACCGAGACTGTTCCGCGGAGCCGACCCCCGGCCGGGTGCGCTGGCCACGCTCCGCACCGGCAACATCGTCACGGTGCGTGGGCGCAAGCCGGTGCCGGCTGCCCAGTGGGTGGAGGAGCGCGACACCGCCATGGCCGACACGATGCTCGATCCGAACCGGGCGACCCTGCGTCCGCGGCTGGTCTGGGTCAACCTCGTCCTCACCCTCGCGGTCATGGTGCTGCTCGTGCTCGACCTGTTCCCGCTGGCCTACGTGTTCATGGTCGGCGCGGCGCTGGCGCTTGTCATCAACTTCCCCAAGCTCAAGCAGCAGGCCGACGAGATCGTCGCGCACGCGCCGTCGATCGTCGGCGTCGTCTCGATGGTCCTCGCCGCCGGCGTGCTGGTGGGAGTCCTCAACGGAACCGGCATGGTCGCCGCCATGGCGTCGTGGGTCACCGAGGTGATCCCCTCGCAGCTCGGACCGCACCTCGCGGTGATCACCGGCGTCTTGTCGATCCCGTTCACCTTCTTCATGTCCAACGACGCGTTCTACTTCGGGATCCTGCCGATCCTCGCCGAGAGCGCGGCGACGTACGGCATCGAGCCGGTCGAGATGGCGCGCGCGTCGATCACCGGACAGCCGGTGCACCTGCAGAGCCCGCTCGTGCCGGCGATCCTGCTGCTGGTCTCGCTCGCCAACGTCAACCTCGGCGACCACCACAAGAAGGTGCTGTGGCGCGCGACCGTCGTCTCGCTCGTGATGCTCGCGGTGGGCGTGCTCGTCGGAGCCGTGCCCTTCGCCGTGTGA